A DNA window from Streptomyces sp. 71268 contains the following coding sequences:
- a CDS encoding alpha/beta hydrolase, translated as MAQQALPERPDRSARLGRPVGVAAEGKAVGGVALLLPDGTPTGTRRPTALSAAAMWPLARGLAKAGRPEGLTAHVVRYRCRGWNGSAADPVADAEWAVDEVVRRYGDVPICLVGMGMGARAVLLAAGHSAVGSVLAIAPWLPSPEATLSPDPVKHLAGRQVLVVHGSNDEHTDPELSYRLVERAKKINNTVCRFEVHTDGHRLHHHRQEVYALAADFALGSLFDQDYARPLADALAAPPPLGLRMPLAAGFGSSLRR; from the coding sequence ATGGCTCAGCAAGCGTTGCCGGAACGACCGGATCGAAGCGCCCGGCTGGGGCGGCCCGTGGGGGTGGCGGCGGAGGGGAAGGCCGTCGGTGGGGTGGCGCTGCTGCTGCCCGACGGTACGCCAACCGGAACCCGACGGCCGACCGCGCTGTCGGCCGCGGCGATGTGGCCGCTCGCGCGCGGGCTGGCGAAGGCGGGGCGGCCGGAGGGGCTGACGGCACACGTCGTCCGCTATCGATGTCGCGGCTGGAACGGGTCGGCCGCGGACCCCGTCGCGGACGCCGAGTGGGCCGTGGACGAGGTGGTACGGCGCTACGGGGACGTGCCGATCTGCCTGGTCGGGATGGGCATGGGAGCGCGGGCCGTGCTGCTCGCGGCGGGACACTCGGCCGTGGGCTCGGTCCTGGCCATCGCCCCGTGGCTACCGAGCCCGGAGGCCACGCTGAGCCCGGACCCGGTCAAGCACCTGGCGGGCAGACAGGTGCTCGTCGTGCACGGCAGCAACGACGAGCACACCGATCCCGAACTCTCTTACCGGCTCGTCGAGCGGGCCAAGAAGATCAACAACACGGTGTGCCGCTTCGAGGTGCACACCGACGGCCACCGCCTCCACCACCACCGGCAGGAGGTGTACGCGCTCGCCGCCGACTTCGCGCTGGGCTCCCTCTTCGACCAGGACTACGCGCGTCCACTGGCGGACGCGCTGGCCGCCCCGCCCCCGCTCGGCCTGCGGATGCCGCTCGCGGCGGGCTTCGGCTCCTCGCTGCGGCGGTAG